Below is a window of Mycobacterium sp. 050128 DNA.
ATCGGCCCAAATTTCGCAGCCACGTCACGTTCGGCGCGGGCCCTGGCGCGGCCGCTAGAGCAGTAGCAGCATCCGGGTGTTCCCCAGGATGTTGGGCTTGACGTAGCTCAGGTCCAGGAACTCGGCGACACCGATGTCGTAGGAGCGGCACATCTCCTCGAACACCTCGGCGGTGACCGGCGTGCCCTCGATCTCGGTGAACCCGTGCTTGCCGAAAAACTCGGTTTCGAAGGTCAGCACGAAGATCCGTTCCAGCTGCAGCTCGCGCGCGACGTCGAGCAGACACTGGACGATCGCGTGGCCGACACCATGGCCCGTCGCGGCGGGGTCGACCGCGACGGTGCGGATCTCGCCGAGGTCCGACCAGAACACGTGCAACGCCCCACAGCCGACCACCTTGCCATCCAGCTCGGCCACCCAGAACTCCTGGACGGCCTCGTATAGCGTCACCAGGGCTTTTTCCAGCAGGATCTTGCCCGCATAGGTGTCGACGAGGTGCTTGATCGTGGGGACGTCGGATGTTCGCGCGCGCCGGACGACCACTTGCTGGTTATCCCGAGAACGTTCGGTCACGGGTATCAGTATTGACATCGGGGGCGGCTGTGCTGGTCAACCGTTATTCTGATGCCGTGTCGGGTCAGCCGCAGACAGGACCGGTGGCGGGACGCGTCAGCATCGCCAACCTGGCTAACGTCCTCACGCTGGTGCGGCTGGTCCTGGTTCCGATCTTCCTGCTCGCGCTGTTCGCCGGCGGGGGCCACGAAACCGTCGCGCGGATCGTGGCTTGCGTGGTGTTCGCGGTGGCGTGTATCACCGACCGGCTGGACGGCCTGCTGGCCCGCAACTATGGCATGGCGACCGAATTCGGTGCGTTCGTCGATCCGATCGCCGACAAGATGCTGATCGGGTCGGCCCTGGTCGGACTGTCGATGCTGGGCGACCTGCCCTGGTGGGTGACAGTGCTGATCCTGGTCCGCGAGATCGGCGTGACGCTGTTGCGACTGGCCGTGATTCGCCGCGGCGTCATTCCGGCCAGCTGGGGCGGCAAACTCAAGACCGCGGTCCAGGCGCTGGCCATCGGGCTGTTCGTGCTGCCGCTGTCGGGGGGATTCCTGGTGGCGGCGTCGGTGGTGATGGGTGCCGCGGTGGTGCTGACCGTGCTCACCGGGATCGACTATGTGGCGTCGACCGTCAAGGAAGTGCGACGGACGGGAACCTAGACGGCGGCTGGTGGCGTTGACCTGATGAAGCAGGTTTGCTCTGGAGACGAAGGAGAGCAGGATGTCGCCATTGGTGCGCGAGGTCATTGGCGAGGTGCTGCGCCTGGCCCGAACGACACAAGGACGAACGCTGCGCGAGGTATCGGACACGGCACGGGTGAGCCTCGGCTATCTCTCCGAGGTGGAGCGCGGCCGCAAGGAGGCCTCCAGCGAGCTGCTGAACGCCATCTGCGACGCGCTGGACGTCCCGCTATCGACGGTGCTCACCGACGCCGGTGAGCGGATGGCGGACGAGGAACGCGCGGCCGCACAGACGGCCGAGGCCAGCGCGTCCAGCATCGACGCCACCACGAAGGTCGTCATCCCGCAGGTCGCGTCGTTCGCGGTGGCCTGAGGGTGGGGCGAAGGGCTCCAACCCGTTAAATTGAGCGGCAGGGTGATCGCCAGGGCTCAGCAGGGGTCCTCCGGCACACAGAAGCGAAGGTGGAGCTAACTCATGGCCAATCCGTTCGTCAAAGCGTGGAAATACGTCTTGGCGCTGTTCAACGCGAAGATTGACGAGCACGCCGACCCGAAGATCCAGATTCAGCAGGCCATCGAGGAAGCCCAGCGCACCCATCAGGCGCTGACCCAACAGGCCGCGCAGGTGATCGGCAACCAGCGTCAGCTGGAGATGCGGCTCAACCGGCAGCTGGCCGACATCGAGAAGCTGCAAGTCAACGTGCGTCAGGCACTGACGCTGGCCGACCAGGCCACCGCCGCCGGAGATGCCGCCAAGGCCACCGAGTACACCAACGCCGCGGAGGCGTTCGCGGCCCAGCTGGTGACCGGGGAGCAGAGCGTCGAAGACCTCAAGACGTTGCACGACCAAGCCCTGGGCGCGGCGGCGCAGGCCAAAAAGGCCGTCGAACGCAACGCCATGGTGCTGCAGCAGAAGATTGCCGAGCGCACCAAGCTGCTCAGCCAGCTCGAGCAGGCCAAGATGCAGGAACAGGTCAGCGCGTCGCTGCGGTCGATGAGCGAGATCGCCGCCCCGGGCAATACCCCGAGCCTCGACGAGGTGCGCGACAAGATCGAACGCCGCTACGCCAACGCGATCGGCTCGGCCGAACTGGCGCAGAACTCCGTGCAGGGCCGCATGATGGAGGTCCAGCAGGCCAGCGTGGAGATGGCGGGTCACTCGAGGCTCGAGCAAATTCGCGCGTCGATGCGTGGCGAGGCCCTGCCGACGGGTGGAACCGCCGCGGCTCCCGGAGCCACGCCGGC
It encodes the following:
- the clgR gene encoding transcriptional regulator ClgR, producing MSPLVREVIGEVLRLARTTQGRTLREVSDTARVSLGYLSEVERGRKEASSELLNAICDALDVPLSTVLTDAGERMADEERAAAQTAEASASSIDATTKVVIPQVASFAVA
- a CDS encoding amino-acid N-acetyltransferase, which gives rise to MTERSRDNQQVVVRRARTSDVPTIKHLVDTYAGKILLEKALVTLYEAVQEFWVAELDGKVVGCGALHVFWSDLGEIRTVAVDPAATGHGVGHAIVQCLLDVARELQLERIFVLTFETEFFGKHGFTEIEGTPVTAEVFEEMCRSYDIGVAEFLDLSYVKPNILGNTRMLLLL
- the pgsA gene encoding CDP-diacylglycerol--glycerol-3-phosphate 3-phosphatidyltransferase, with protein sequence MSGQPQTGPVAGRVSIANLANVLTLVRLVLVPIFLLALFAGGGHETVARIVACVVFAVACITDRLDGLLARNYGMATEFGAFVDPIADKMLIGSALVGLSMLGDLPWWVTVLILVREIGVTLLRLAVIRRGVIPASWGGKLKTAVQALAIGLFVLPLSGGFLVAASVVMGAAVVLTVLTGIDYVASTVKEVRRTGT
- the pspA gene encoding phage shock protein PspA produces the protein MANPFVKAWKYVLALFNAKIDEHADPKIQIQQAIEEAQRTHQALTQQAAQVIGNQRQLEMRLNRQLADIEKLQVNVRQALTLADQATAAGDAAKATEYTNAAEAFAAQLVTGEQSVEDLKTLHDQALGAAAQAKKAVERNAMVLQQKIAERTKLLSQLEQAKMQEQVSASLRSMSEIAAPGNTPSLDEVRDKIERRYANAIGSAELAQNSVQGRMMEVQQASVEMAGHSRLEQIRASMRGEALPTGGTAAAPGATPATPAPAEGAGGQVAEKPFGQ